The Anabaena sp. PCC 7108 region ACCGGAATGATTATACCTGTTCAAGAGTGCGATCGCCGTTCAGGAGATTCTCCAGTTCTCATCGGCACAAGTGAGAAAGCTAAAAATATCCTAGGCTGGAAACCTCAATACCCAGGTATTAAAGATATTGTCGCCCATGCCTGGCAATGGCATCAAAAAAGGCATAAGTAGCCATCATGAACTGTGTACACCAGAACACATGAAAAAAAACTTCTTATTCCCCTCCACGAAACAGCGGGGAGGGGTTAGGGGTGGGGTCTTATTTTCAAGTCAGGTGACAGGGTGCAGGGTGCAGGTGAGACGCGGGGATGGGGAGATGGGGAGACGCGGAGATGGGGAGATGGGGTGACGCGGGGACACGGAGAAAATTAAGAATTCCCTGTTCTCTGTTTACGAATTACTCTTTCCTCAGTGCTTGCACTAAGAAAAATACGATACCTATAGATAGCAGTATAATTGCTATGACAATTATAGGTTGTATGAATCCTATCGCCCCACCTTGCTGTTGATTAGTAATATTTTGTCCAGATTGTGGTGTCTCTACAGCCTTACCTGCTGCTACGGTGATTTGAAACTTTAAATCAAAAGGTCGAAAACTCCCTTCTGTAGCAGGTTTACCAGTCAGTTCAAGTTCATAAGCCCCTGGTTTAGGAAAAATAATTTCCGCTCCTGGTATGCCTTGATAGCGTTCAGCCTGGACAGCTTTCAAGACAGGCTCAAGTAGTGCAGGTTCTCCCGGTGTATAAGGTTCGGCATAAACAGCCAACTGACAATTACAGTCTTTGAGCGGTACTACCTTACCACCTTTGCGGGTAAGAGCAAACCAAGCTTGAGACGGTTCACCGGCACGGGGGTTATCATTAGGTTCAATGTGGAGAGTACCACCAACATCGGCTGCAATTTGCACCTTATGAGCAGAAGCGGTGGAAACTGATGTTAATAATAGAACTAATAGAAATACTGGTAAAACATAATTTGTCTTTCTCCGGCTGGGTGTAGTTGAAATACTGAGTTTACCGCGACTTGTTGGGAGGAACATACAACTTTTCTATACTTAATTTTGACCAAAAACAGCGCCAACGGACTAATAACACCCCGATAGTGATGATTCCCAGTAATACAGTCGCTAATGTATTTTCCCAAGTCAATAAAGAACCTAGATAATGAGAACCAATTAAAACTGCATGAATGGTACTCAATAGTAAAGCTGGAACGCTTAAAAGATGAATTTGCCGCCAATACTTACCTAAATACTTCTGAATTTGATCAAAACTTGTAAGAGCAGCAGGAGTCATTAACATTAATGCCACAGCACCTGCAATCATTCCCCATTGAAATTGCCAAGGCAAAAACTCGAAAGCGGCAAAATTCCATTGGAGCGAGTGTTCTATCATGTGGGTTATATGCACCCCAGACAGAATAAAAGCAGCTACTCCTAAAGCACGACGGTAGCGCAGAGGTGATGCCCAGCAGCTACTAATCGGACGAGCAATTAGCGCCAGAATTAGGCAAATCAAGGCGGCGTGTCCGCTGTAGTCTACCATTGTGTCACCAGTCCGCAACAGGGTAATTGCGCCAATGATCAGTGTCACCCAACCACCCAAGCGAAACAACTGACTCCGCCGATCTTTACTCATTAAGGAAGTGGAAACACCTACTCCCAACATTGTGGGTAAAGTTCCCAAACCAAAAGCTAACATAGTGATTGCACCATGCCATAAATTACCTGTAGCTGCGGCTTTAATTTGAGCAGCGTATAAAAAACCGCAAGGCATTAAACCCCAAGTCATCCCTAATAGTCCTGGTGTCCACCATTTACTGTGTAAGGAGAGCTTCACCATACTTGCACTAAGTCGGTTGTGTAAACTACCTTTTAAGAGAGGGTGCAATAAAGGAATACGTGGTAATAAGTCTGGCTTGAGTTGTCCTAAACCAAACCAGATCAGCATTATACCTGTAATAATTGCTATCCAGCGACGGAAATCGCTACCAATCCCAGCTAATTGCCCACTTTCGACTAATACCGAACCTAGTGCGCCAATCCCAGCGCCAACCAGTGCATAACTCAACATTCGCCCTAAGTTTAGCAGGGTATGAAATTTTAATTGCTGTTGCCAATCTTGAGTTTCTTCTTGATGGGAAAGGGAAAATGCCACTGCTAAAGGTCCACACATCCCGAAGCAATGTCCAAAACTCCCCAGGAATCCCAGGATTGTCATCAGCAATAAATCCAACATAAATAAAATCCTGAGTAATGAGTTCTGAGGCAGAAATCAGAACTTTTCTAGACGGTAAATTTACGTTAAATTGGTAATTCTGTCAAAAGACAACCTGTAAAACTTGATGTTTGGGTAATGTCAAACAAGTTACTTAATTAATTACGCAAGTGTCACACCAAAAATCTATTGTAGGGTGCGTCAGACTGGATAAATCTAGTAAATAAACAGATTTTTGATATCCTCCTTCTTACCAATGTGCCAGTTGCATAAGTCCTGTTAATTTTGACAACTCCACCAGCAAGTTAATTAACCTTGGGTTTAGGAAATGTCAAAGTCCAGTTTTTTGGATTATTCAGTTGAGGATACAAACCTTGGAAAATCATTTTTATAGCAATGCGACTTCTAATATAGAACCTAATTAAATGGGTTCCTGGTTGAGCAATAACATCATCATAACTTTGACTATAGCCAAAAGGAGGAGAACAGTATGTGCGGTTCTTTGGAACTGTTAACATAAAAAACGGAGTATTTTTATATTCATCAGGAACCATAAATATCCCATATATATTATGTTCACCATGCCAAGGTTTAACAATAACCTCAGTTGCTTGGACTTGAAATTTATTGTTTTTTAATTTCAACACATCTACAAGACTGCAATTAGAATCATTTACAGGCCACCAGATCAGAATAATGACGATAGAAAGCAGCAGCAGGAAACCATAAGTGAAGGAGCGACGCATACAGTCCAGATAATTTTGTGGGAATGAGGTTCAAATTAGACGACAATTTAGGCAATTTTTATGGCTATTAACACGGATTTTAAATAAGTTTCGTCAATAAGGTAGGATTATTTGCTGTAACTTTTAATTATTAATTATAGTAGTCAAAGACACTAAAAACAGGTACAATTTCTGAAGTTAAGGTGCAGTTTTAAAGATGTTCACAGGAAAAAGCTGGAAAAATCTGAAGATAGTTGCAGGTGTACTCAGTACTATCACAATCACGCAATTATTGGGAGCAAACACTTCTGCACAAGCTGCGGATACGTTGGTGGTTCGGTATGGTGCTTTAGAAGAATCGGCTTCTTTTGCAGATTTAAAAAAAGCTGCCGAAACTGGAGAATTACCCGATAGTTTAGGAACTTACACCAAAAGATTAAACGAACAACAACGCAGTTTCCTAGTGCGCGGATTAAGAATTAGAGTACCCGTGAATGTCGTCACTATCAATAGGTTACTCAATACCCAACTTGGGAACACTATTCTTAATGACATCTCTAAGGCTATAATCCGCGATGATCAAGCTGGAGTTCAAGCACTCAGATCAGGTTTAATTTTAGGTGCTAGTTCGTCCCAAGGTCTATCTGTACTCAATTTTATTGCTGCTTATCCCAGTAAACGCCTAGAAATTAGTGTACCGCAAGCGTTGACAGTGGCACAGAGTTTGAATATGGCTTTTTGGCGGACTCAGCAGTTGATGCTGGCCATAACTCCCCGAATTGACCCCACAAAAGTACAAGTTTCTGACTCTGTTGATCCTACACAGCCAGGAAGCGCCGAAGTACAAGTCCTCAACTTAAATCTGAATGATGAAAAGCGCCAACGTAATATTCCCGTAGATGTTTACTGGTCAAATTCTGCAAATACCGAAAAACCTGTAATTGTCTTTTCTCATGGTTTTGGTACAAATCGTACAGATTTGCGTTATTTAGCTGAACATCTGGCTTCTCATGGTTATGTAGTCGCAGCTTTAGAACATTCTGGTAGTAATCTGACAAGCAAGAATTTAGCAGTCAAAAATAAAACTCCATTGCTTAAACCTCAAGAATTTGTAGATAGACCAAAAGATATTAGCTTTGTTTTAGATGAATTAGAAAAGCTAAATCAAATGGCTGATAACCCATTAAAAGGGAAACTAGCAACTAATAAAACTATGGTTGTTGGTTATTCTTTTGGTGGGACTACAGCTTTAACATTGGCTGGGGGTGAATTACAAATTGACAGTCTTAAAAAAAGCTGTGAGAAAAATCTAGCTAAATTGAATTTGCTGCAAGATTTCTTGTGTGTAGCTAAAGAATTACCAGAAAATAGCTATCAATTACGAGATGACAGAATCAAACAGATAGTAGCCCTTAATCCTGCTACTTCTTTGGTGTTTGGTGAAACAGGTTTAACAAAGGTGCAAGTACCAACTTTAGTATTAACAAGTTCAGCCGATGATGTCACTCCACCTTTAACTGAACAAATTATCAGTTTTGCGAAAGTTCCCTCTCCTAAATGGTTGGTTGGTGCAGTTGGTGGTACTCATCTGAGTGTGATGGATGCTAGTTTGATTAATCATAATCAGGGAAAAACCAATTCATCTTTTTCTAGTCGGGAAGTAGTGGGTGAAAAATCCGCAGATATTCGCAAATATGTTAAAGCTATTACTTTAGCAATGGCTGCACAGTTAACTCCAGAAGCAAACAAGTATGCAGTTTTCTTGACTCCAGATTATGCTCTAATTTCCTCAACTTCACTGTTTCCATTTCGGCTAGTGAAGGAACTTCCTCCCAATGTGTTGGGGTTGACGAAAGGATTAGGTGAATAATAAATAAACAAAAAAGGCTTGGAAGGGAAACCAAGCCCAGACTTCACTCAGGGTAAAATATACTATCT contains the following coding sequences:
- a CDS encoding alpha/beta hydrolase — its product is MFTGKSWKNLKIVAGVLSTITITQLLGANTSAQAADTLVVRYGALEESASFADLKKAAETGELPDSLGTYTKRLNEQQRSFLVRGLRIRVPVNVVTINRLLNTQLGNTILNDISKAIIRDDQAGVQALRSGLILGASSSQGLSVLNFIAAYPSKRLEISVPQALTVAQSLNMAFWRTQQLMLAITPRIDPTKVQVSDSVDPTQPGSAEVQVLNLNLNDEKRQRNIPVDVYWSNSANTEKPVIVFSHGFGTNRTDLRYLAEHLASHGYVVAALEHSGSNLTSKNLAVKNKTPLLKPQEFVDRPKDISFVLDELEKLNQMADNPLKGKLATNKTMVVGYSFGGTTALTLAGGELQIDSLKKSCEKNLAKLNLLQDFLCVAKELPENSYQLRDDRIKQIVALNPATSLVFGETGLTKVQVPTLVLTSSADDVTPPLTEQIISFAKVPSPKWLVGAVGGTHLSVMDASLINHNQGKTNSSFSSREVVGEKSADIRKYVKAITLAMAAQLTPEANKYAVFLTPDYALISSTSLFPFRLVKELPPNVLGLTKGLGE
- a CDS encoding sulfite exporter TauE/SafE family protein — translated: MLDLLLMTILGFLGSFGHCFGMCGPLAVAFSLSHQEETQDWQQQLKFHTLLNLGRMLSYALVGAGIGALGSVLVESGQLAGIGSDFRRWIAIITGIMLIWFGLGQLKPDLLPRIPLLHPLLKGSLHNRLSASMVKLSLHSKWWTPGLLGMTWGLMPCGFLYAAQIKAAATGNLWHGAITMLAFGLGTLPTMLGVGVSTSLMSKDRRSQLFRLGGWVTLIIGAITLLRTGDTMVDYSGHAALICLILALIARPISSCWASPLRYRRALGVAAFILSGVHITHMIEHSLQWNFAAFEFLPWQFQWGMIAGAVALMLMTPAALTSFDQIQKYLGKYWRQIHLLSVPALLLSTIHAVLIGSHYLGSLLTWENTLATVLLGIITIGVLLVRWRCFWSKLSIEKLYVPPNKSR